GAAGCTCTGCCATTTTGTTGTTGGGGGATAGTTAACAACATGGAATTTTATGTCAGATAAAGGCGATTTTGAACTGACCTCTTTTATTTACCACCTgggactctgggcaagttacctCTCAGATCctactcatctgtaaaaagaggaataataatgtctgattcagagagagagagagattgtgagaataaaataaagttaataggGTGCTCATAACACAACCTTGTAAtagatgctaaataaatgttggttCCTACCCTCCCCCACTCACAGATAGGACATAAACATGTGACTTAAAACTGAGAAGTGCTGCCCTCTGCTCCTGCCATTTTCTGGTGCTTCTCCCTTTCATTCATCCACTTGCCCATCTAtttaatgggcatttattgagcTGCACTGGGCCAAGTCCTGTCTAGGGGCTGAGATTACAAGAGTAAAAAGGCAGCATCTCTAACTTCCAATAGTCCATAGTGTGCTAAATGCCACAGTGGATAGACAGAAGCATGGAGGGATtacagaaaagaagaaggagggctgcctggaggaggtggtgtTTACCTTGTGATGTGGAACTCAATCCAGTGCCtaataaaaaatcagatttttatagataaaaatttatagaaacatttttattacattatacaACTTTAGAATTCCAATTTACTCCCTAACACTAACACCTAGCATTTCTTAAGTGTATAAGGTAGCTTTAACAGTTCAGAGTGTAAAATGTCCTTCTGTTTTATTAGTCTGctattttaaaatggcattatCTTGGGGCCTCTCCATCCAGTGAAACAGTGGTTTGCAACTGGAGACCCAGATCCTTGGTCCTCAATTGTGATAGGGTTCTTTAAGCTGTTTTCATTAATGCCAAAGGCCCAATGCTAATCACATTTATCTTTTCTCAGGCTTCCCAGGGTCCCTAACAGCTGCTTCATTGCTTTCAACTGGAATTCTAGTATAAGACACAGTGAGGCAATGCTGGTAGATTCAGGCTGGGTAGAAGCTTGAACTGGCAATTATATAGGATCtggattccatttttttaaaggaaaatgaagcaataatcaacaaatacagttttattttgtataCAAATCCTCCACaactttggggggaaaataactgaaaaagtcCTTAGTGGTAAAAAGGCAGGAAACCCCTGGGCCCAGGAATCCTGAGTCCACAGGGCAAAAAACGACCTTTACCCATAAGCACCCTAACACTTCCCAACTGGTTGGTTGTTGGGCCAGAAGGAGGCGAGACCTGGGAGTGAGGGGCGGTGAGGGTTCAgatgggaaaacaaaaaaatatgtttcaaaatgtaTCTTCTATGGATGAATTCACTAGTGCTAACACCTGGAGGCTGGGGCATCTCCCACCCCAGGCTGTTGAATAAATGGGTTAGCTCTAGATTTTGGGTGTAAATAGCAGAGAGATTTTGGAAATATGGGGGAATGGATTAGGTTCCTGTAGGTGAGTTTCTGGAGTGAAAAATTGGGTTGAAGAAAGAACGATGAAGAAAAATGGTGAAAGAGGAATGGGTAAGAGTGAGGAGGAATAGAGCAAGGAAGACCTTTGTTTATTAGCTGCTGTGTAACATGGCACAGTAACATCGTGCTGTGCAATACTGGGCAGTATTTTGTCAACAATCTCTACTTTCTAGAGTCAAAAAATGACAGTCTTAGAATTCTGGGATTTGGTGTTTCTTTCCAGGTGGAATGAATGCCCCCTGATCGAGCCCTCACCCTGGCAAATTTCTGCCGACCGTTTTATAAATGCGTGAATGAGTGAAAGACTCTGGTCTTGTTCATGGTGGTGGTCTCTTCTCCGGAGACATGGGGAATACTGACTCATTTCTGTGTTTCCCAGCTCTTAGCCAGGTTAACAACAATCccgagcaagttacttaacctctccaagctccaatatctttatttgcaaaatgggaatcATTGTGTCTTTCTCAAGGCGCTTGTTAGGCGAAAATAGAAAGCACAAAAAAAGTGATTAACATAATGCCAGGAATGCACAGCGTCTGAAAAAACGGTACTCGTGAGTTTTAAACAGCTACCCTGGGCCAGTGCTTTTTGATGAGTGCAGGTAAGAATCGCTCTGCTCATCTCCTGACACGGAGGAATCAAACCCTCTGCATTGGCGTTCGATTAGTTTGTGAGTCAGATAAAAGTCTTCCAAGACTCAACCAAGACTCTTCCCCACCATCAGCAACGGGCCACGACCCCGCGTGGCCCTTCCAAAGACTACAAGTCCCAGAATGCCGCGCTCCGGGCGCTGGTGGCTCCGCCCCTTCCGGGGGCCCGCACCCTGGCGAAGCTCTAGGTACCTCCTCCTTTCGTTGCCCCGGCCGTGGGCGCGCTATGGAGACCGGGTCCTGGTTGTTTGGCGGCGAGTTCGAGGACTCGGTGTTCGAGGAGAGGCCCGAGCGGCGTCCCGGACCCTCCGCGTCCTACTGCGCCAAGCGCTGCGAGCCGCAGGTGAGAGGCGGACCCCGGGCCTCGCCCTCCGCGGGTCCCCGGCCTTCCGCGCCTCAGACGCCCCACGCCCGCGCGACCCCAGCCTCCGGCTGGCTCGGGTACCTGCCGCCTTCCTGCTCTGACCTGTCCCCACGCAAACCTGCCCCGTCTTCCCTTCCACCCCGCGGGGGAAGCGGCGTCCCCGGACCCGTCCGGTGTCCGTGCGGGAGAATCCCCCGGTCGTCGGACTCCCACCCGGCGTGTGGTCGGCCTGGCCGCGGCtcgctgcgcccccgccctgcagTCTCCGGTAACCCTTTTGCCTTTGCTGACCCTGCTGCGGGCCGCCGGGGCCCTCCGGAATGCGCCCACCGCCCACTTCTCAAACCTTGGTGTCGTCTGTCCCCTAAACGGTGACGTCCTGCGAACTGGCCTGCCCCTTTCCGGTGAACTTCCCCTGCCCACACTAACCCTGTCTGATGGTCAGAGTCATTTACTTCTATCGATTTCTCTAGGCACATCTTAAATGACGCCTCCTCCAGGATGTCTTTTCTGATTCCCTCTTCCAACCAAATAGTTTTGTCTTTGGCCCGCTCCCGCCCTTTAGCCTCTGTTGAAAGCGCTCGTTAGTATTCTCGTCCAGTCCTTACGCAGAGCCCTCAAGTACAGCACAAGAGTAGGTTCTTAACTTGATGCCCTCTGCAGTGCCTCACAGTTGTTCATAGTAGAAGCCCTATAAGTATTCTTGAATTAGTAGAGTATTACTTTGTATTTCATGAGTGTAAAATAAATCTCATCTCACCAATCGTAACTAATATTTGTGGGAGACTGaagtgttccaggcactgtgatGGGTTGGTTCCTTTATATGTACTGTCTCGTTTGTCCCTCACAATTGTACTTACAGATGCCAGGCGCTCAATAATTACTgaactgtatttttgttttatttcagttacATTTTCTTCCTACCACATGTGTTCTTTCAAAGTTACCTTCAGTGCTCCATCATGTAGATCAAAAACAGGACATGGGCTTGGGATGTCATGTGTTGGGGAATAAAAAAGCTCTAGTTATGAGATAGAACCCATGAATTTCAGTGTTGGCTTTACCAACTTGGCCTCTCAAGGTGTCAGTTCcttatttgtcttttgaaaaaaataatacttgctGGCTCACGGGGTTATTGTGAGAGTGAAACGAGATATTGTATATGAAAATACTTTGTCAGATGTTCTGTTTTGTATACTTATAAAGTGAAATCTAAAAATCATTTGactttagaatttgttttctgtatgaatatgaaaatatactcTTCATAAATAAACTCAGAGACCTTATTCATGTCATGTTGGTTTCCCTCGGTGTAGAACTAGAAGTTTGGGTTAGAAGGTTTCTATTGTCCCTGCCTGTTCCTGTGCACTTCACCTCTTAGTTTCCACTCTTGGTCAcagctcttctctccttcctcttatGGGGGGAGGGTATTTGAAGGCATCCCTTGTCAGAATTCTTGCAGGCCTGCAGGTTATGAGAGAGAATAAAGTAATCATTTGAAAGCCAGTCTTGCTTGATTATTTCCTGGTAGGATAATGAAAATTTGATGGAAGTTTATAGGTATGCAGTTATCGTTCAAGAAGTTAGGATTGGCTAATCTAAAACAGTATGTGACTAGAGAGCAGTAGAGTACAAAGGAAAATTAGGGATTAAGTACATAGACTGTTGTTTTTCAGTACACCATGTATAAAGGAGCACAGAGAAACAGTGGTTCCCAGCTTTCTCCTGTGATGGATCAGGCTAAGGGGAAAAGCTAATTTTATGAGGATAACAAGGGGCATTGATACTCAGACAACTCTTTTAGAAATAGAACCAAGCAATTTTGATGTGATGGTGGAACAGTCACAAGGCTGTTTACGTTTGAATTAATAGCATTTAACTGGGGATAGACTTTATTCAGCCTTAATGTGTTTTACTGTGAGTAAAAGGGAGTATGAGAGACCTTTTTTAGAGCTGGAAAAAATGGTGTACTGGGTGCGTTTCTTCATACCTAGAGTTCTTTATTCAATAGTCTTACTTTATTTTGTATCCATAGGATTTAAATCAGTAAGAAAGCAAATAAAGTATCCCAACTGGGCATACTAAGAAAAGTCCTCAGACTTCTCTCCTACAGGTCTTAGAGATATTTCATTGTGTTGAAGCTCCCTTTCAGCCCTAATTTCTGTCTCCTTGTTTGATTAGATTCTATTTTTTTGCCTTTAGGCATTTTTATGTAGCACCACAATTGTAATTCTTCTTTCTTATGTCCTTTCAATAAAGAGTTGTCAGTCCCTATTTTATTCACCCTAAAATTTATCTATAAGAAAACACATCTCCTTTTGAAAAACCAGTGTGAACCTTGCTGGATAAATGTAGGTTCCCAGGCACTACAACCCTGTCTTGAAAATGCTGTAGGTAAAATCATACACTTGTGTACCTCTTTTTTAGAGAGGTATTATgctattagtatttttattacttgtgataattttaataaaaactggaCCATCATTAAAATTGTCATTATTCTTCGCCAAATGTATTCCCCAGAGTCTGATCCTGAAGAATTATGTCTTTTTTGAGGTCTAAGCATTTatattatggaaaattatatCATACTTCTGAATATGAGGTGGAAAAGCACAGCTTCCCTCTGTAATGTGCTGTTTTCATGATTTGTAGTGGTTTTATGAAGAAACAGAGAGCAGTGATGATGTTGAAGCACTAACTATCAAGAAATTCAAAGGGGACCTGGCCTATAGACGACAAGAGTATCAGGTAGAATTCAACATATATAAGTTTGTGGTACTTGAAGTAGCCTCTTGTTTTATGAGTTACAGCATATGTAAATAACAGCGTACAAAGTTATGAGAGTGTTTTTGaagatgattttaatcttttatgaTGTGTACTTATAGTCTTAGACTCCCAAGTTGCTGTCCTTTTCTATGTGGCTGTAgagaatttgttttgtttcctgtaaCTCCAGCAAAAAGATCCTTTGGGGGTTCTTGTAGGTCTGTTTCCCTAGGTTCTGTATGTCATTACGTGGGAACCTCCAGAACAGATATTTTACAGTGCCACAGGCGCAAAGCACCCGAAAATGTGTAAGAAAAGGGAGGAACTAACAATTAGATGTCAGGTTgctatatattatgtatataacatatgtatatatctcatttcatcttcatgaGAATCCTGTTGTTATTTTGCTGATGAAAATGTTATACAGCAGGTTAGTGGCAAAGCCTGGGATATTTGGCTCCAGAATGCTTTTTCTGTTATACCATAATGCTTTCCATGGTGGTAGTGGCTATATTCTCCAGCCATTCTTTCTCTACCTTTTAGGAAAATAAGACTGACTAGAATACTCAAGTCTTCTTTAGTTCATTGTGGGGTCAGTTAGAACATTACCTTCCACCTAGGAAAAAATCATCCCTGTACTGAATccttttttctattatgtttttcacctttcttttctgctcttcctTTCATGTCCtttgtttaacaaataatttCCAGAAAGCACTTCAGGAGTATTCCAGTATCTCTGAAAAATTGTCCTCTACAAATTTTGCCATGAAAAGGGATGTCCAGGAAGGTCAGGCTCGGTGTCTGGCTCACCTAGGAAGGCACATGGAAGCGCTGGAGATTGCTACGAACTTGGTGAGTGGTTCCATTGCTCTTTTCACAGATGTTTTTATACCAGGGGCAATTGaatagtttattttctaaatgcaaaACAAACTTCTTGGTAGTAGCAAAATCTATGGGTTTGGATAAGCAGAAGAAAATTGTCAGTAGTGTAAGAACTTTATTATGATGAACAGTTTGGAGCTCTAAACAATCATTTTCTTGTACTGTTTTCCTTGTGTTATGCTCAAAATTCTTTATTGCCTAAAAATCTCATTTGcagagatttttctcttgttaGGAGTAAATACTCAGTGGGCAAGGATTATGAGTGATCTGTTTtcttcattagatttttttaaaactgtattttccaaaatttctacagtgagcatatattttttaagcagGAAAAAGTTACAAAAGATGACTAATACTCATGACAAGCTTAATAgtcctttttatttataagtgGAGTTTGCAGAATTTTTTAAGGGATAAAGAAAGGTAGTTCATTGCAATTCTAGtctctgcttgtttttctttttaggttaAGACATTTATGGTTTACttgtattgatttttgtgtaaATTTTATATGGGAATTAGTCTAAATCAACCAATCCTGGTTTATGGTGACCAGTTTTCTTCCTCACAGGGAATTAATGAGGCCCTGTGGCACTGATTTTGAACCCTGTGGATGTAGCTGACCAGAGGTCAGCCCAAAGTATGCAAGCAATTGAGCTGTCATCCTCCATCTCATTAACTAAGAGAAATCCCTGAGCTTTGCTTGCCCAGGGGTTCACTGCATAGGGCCTCAGCCTCTTACAGTGTGAGGAAACCTTGGTGGTAATTATCTTAAGAACATGAAAAACAGctgtgttttgttctttctcttccattctctACTAATTGTGGGTTAATTCATAAGCTGGAAGATGATCGCTTTGTTAAGGAAGTGTTGGCATGAACAGTGAACTCAGTGGAATTTAATCGTGTTCATTCCCAGTCTTCCTGATCTGCAAGTTAACAGTGCTTTTGGCCCTTTTAGTACCTTTTTCTAGACTTgattacttttctgttttcccaTCACCTCTCTTTGTAGCATCTTTTGCATGTCCCCGTTATGTTTCATCCTCTTTGCCTTGATTGTCAAAGGTGGTGGCAGCTACATTTGTGGCAAGGGCTGTGTTTGCTCTGGTTCCTTGTAGCTCAGTAAATCGCTGTTTCTGTGGCTGAGAAAAGGATCTGTTGTCAGTCAGATGCCAGAGCTTGGGATGTGACCGGGCAGGAGGGACACCAGACCTTCAACACCATGTCAAGACTTTCAAAACTGCTCATCAGGCACCCTGTTGGGGAGAGAGTGCTGGGATGGAAAATAGACAGTAGCCTCGTGGGTCTCACCTCTTTTTCTCAGTCTCTTGCACATTATCTCAGTGAACCCTGCCTGTTTGCTCGGTTTTCTTACTTCCTGTTAactcatgttttattttgttttttaaatttcatcccTATTTGAGGACCCTCTTGTTTAGCTCTGGGCCATGTCTGTTTTTTTATTGTAATGGTTATTTTCCCCTCACATTCTGAAGGAGGACTGGTTGGTTTGtaacattgaataaaatagacaGCAAGTCTTGGAGTGCCCATCAGGCTATGAACATTTTATGCTCACAACATCTGTTGAAGTTCACCTCTCTTCTTAGTGATGTGTAGATAAAATTTATGATAGGATGATaggacttatttttatttatttatttatttttttgagacagagtttcactgtgttgcccaggctagaatgccgtggcatcagcctagctcacagcaacctgaaactcctgggcttaggcaatcctcctgcctcagcctcctgaacagctgggactacaggcatgcacaatcatgcccaactaattttttctatatatacttttaattgtccagctaatttctttctatttttttagtagagacggggtctccctcttgcttaagctggtcttgaactcctgagcgcaaACGAGCCGCcgacctcggcttcccagagtgctaggattacaggtgtgagccaccgcgccctgccaggacttatttcttaaataatcagaACATTTTCCTACAGTGGGTGGTGTGCTTACATGATAAACTGTGGTAAGACAGTGTCTTTCTGGTAGTGGATGACTCTCATTTATCCACTTACACATTTATTTCGGTCCCACCATTTCCCTGATTCTGGGTTTGGTACTGAGAAGACAAAGAAACAATATCCATATCCTGCACATACAGTGCTCACCTAGTGTCAGGTGGGTTAGCCAGCTAACGGGTCAGCTATTCTGAAGTACCCTTTATTCTGTGGCTTCCAGTGTAACTGACTGTAGTTctgcctcttactagctgtgtgaaccCTGGCAAGTTATCTAACTTCTCTGTGAGTCCACTGcctcatctataagatggggATAATGATAGAATCTATTTTAAAGGATTGTCATGAGGATTAACTGAGTAAAACACTTAGTgcctggcactcaataaatgttaactgtcatcatcatcattttattaCAGAAGTTGTAGTATTCTAGAAAATCCCTCAAACTCATTTAAACAGAATTTAATTTCCAGAGGGGAGTTTACTAATCATGCTGTCAAAATCCTGGTATCAAAATCATGTTAACAACCTCCACTCTAACACACATTTGCTTTCTCAGTATGAAAATGTCTTGAATATTATAAAGTACTATAGACTGGTTACACAAGAAAGGTAGCATTGCTTACAGGTATAGTCTATACATGTTGCTTtccttattataaataaaaggcAGGATTTGCCTTTAGAAGAGTCATTACTCAACAGTTATTAACATCTACTGTGGCCAAGGAGCTTCTGTACTAGTAATTCAGCATTGAACAAAAGCTCTTACGGAGCTTATTGGTCTGTTGGGAAGGATAGACATTAAACAATAGCAATGATAAAACAAGATACGTTCTGTCTTTGAGGGGGTATGGTATCACCAAGTAAGTTGCATGGGTCtttatttcatatcttttctCTCAACATAGGAGTATTTGGAGCTTCCCACAGGCTTTTACTTACTGGTCTGCCAGTGTCTTTGGGCTGTATACTGGGTAGTTTTGCTCCTATTTCATGCTCAGTGTAATTCTGTGCGGGAGCTTGATCTGGATGCTGGCAGGCCAGGCTTTCCTTAGACTTTACATCAACTTACAGATAATTTTAGTCTGCCATCTGCTCTCTACAAACTTTAACTTAGAAAAAGCAGGCCTGTTTTTCCTAACCTAGAGGGCATTTGCCATCTGGCAGGTTAGGCAAGAGGTGGTGGCTCTGGTTAAGGAGACTTGAAAAGGATTTTCTGATGAGAAGGAAACCAAACAACCCCCTTTGGCCAAAAATAATTGGCCTTGGTAATAGTTGCCAGGGAAAGCATTTGGATTCAATTATGATGCATCATGAAGCACTGAGAGCTTCAGGGCTATCCTGTTTTAAGATGTTTAAGCCAAATAAAATTTGGAAGTGGAGTTTGTTCAAATCCTCAAGGAAAttaccatttgaatttttaaaaagcctcaaaTATTACAATGGAACCATTAGGCCAGGGCCTAAGAAAATTGGCCTGCATCTTTTAGCTATCTGGCTGAAGACAGTAAAGATTATTATACAAGTTGGAAATAAactgatgtttattatttttggtgCTGAACATTTGTCAGGCCACTATCACATGAATTGTTATGATATTAGGATGTATGGGAATGGCTGGTGACTATTTTGCTAGGTAGTATATATTTCTTTAGGTTTACAGTTTCAAACATGAGatctattgaaatatatttatttcactctACTTATAAAGCTAATGAAAGGTACTTCTGATTTATAACATGTAACTTGGGTTTTTAGACATCctcatttttatggaaaatactttgcagtttaaagtttattttttgcagccaactgatctttgacaacagttttaagtttttaaccttttttttctccttaggaaAATAAAGCAACCAACACAGACCACTTAACCACTGTGCTCTACCTCCAGTTTGCCATTTGTTCAGGTTTGCAGAACttagagaaaacaattttctGCCTGCAAAAACTGATTTCTTTGCATCCTTTTAATCCTTGGAACTGGGGCAAATTGGCAGAAGCTTACCTCAATCTGGGGCCAACTCTTTCAGCAGTGTTTGCGTCATCTCAGAAACAGAACAGTTTCACCTCAAGTGACAAAACTATCAAATCCTCCTTTCCACACTCAGAAAAAGACTGCTTGTTGTGTTTCTCTGAAACCTTGCCTGAGAGCTCTGTGTTTCCTGTGGAAGCAAGTAGCAGTAATAGccagagaaatgagaaagctCTTAAAAATATCCAAGCCTGTATGGCAGAAAAGAGAGAAGCAGTGATGATGGAGACTCAGATGAAAGCATGTGCCTCTTTTATACGAACCAGGTAAGCTAAGAGTGGATTAAACAACACATGGTAATAAGCTCAGAgtgaaggttttatttttctaattttaaacttcaaaaacTTCTAGGCTAGACACTTggtatttttgaatttttcctaCAGTCTAGACAGAATCCTTGGAACATGTGTTGGTTCAGTATGTAAGATTTGGAAACAAAACTACATTTGTTCAAGAATACAACCTGTGTCATTGCTTAAGATGGAATGTTAgaattagaaaacattaaaatattaggaaaataaaattaaatgtataaaacattgaaaaagggagaagagatattttaaagaaggaaTTGTTCACTCATATTCCACAGAAATCTTCTAAACAAGAAAATCTGTTCTTGTGTTTGAATTGCTGATAATGGGACTAAGTGAAGCTTAATTATTCTATAGAGAATTCCCATGGTTTGTCCTTAGGGACTCCTCCGAGTGCTTTATATCCTAAAAGCATAAGAGTCTGATGGAAGCTTGGGGGGAATATACTTGACCAGTTCTGTAATTTATGAGAGAAGCAGCAGGCTCATGTCTCAAATGATACTAGAGAACATacagttgtcattttttttttttaatctggagaATTCAAGAAAAACTAAAGTGAGGCTTACCAAGAAGTTGCGTTTATTTGgtgaatttaaaatgtattcagtaGATGCTTATTTACCATTGACTGTGTCACCTTAATTCAGAAGCACATTGAGTAATAGCTGCATGCCAGGCACGTGCTTAGTGCTAGAAtcataaagatgttttaaaaagcagtttcttTCCTCGTGATGCTCACTATATTGGGGAAAATGTATGTCTGGTGACTGGCAGCACAGGTGCTACGGAGACCAACATAAGGGAGCTGTTGGTGTGGCAGAAAGAAGGAAGCCCTTACACAGGGGGTGATGCTTCTGCTAAATGTAGGAACACTTGTCAGTTGCCCAGAGAAACTGACTAGGTAAAGAGAAAGCACAACCCAAAGGGGCAGAAGCTCCAGGGTAGAGCAGTATTGTCCCGTAGTCTGGTGGCAAGAGCAGCATTGGTGTGGGAGCTTGAGGTAGGCCGATGTTGATATTGGGTGAATGAGTTTGGACTCTTCCGCTTGCCAGCTGGCTGACCTTACACAAATCTCTAGTTTCCTCATCTTGATAGATAGAGAAATGTGGAAAGTGTCTGTTTTCTGGGATTGTAGAATTAATGTATCTAAAGTAATTCTTATACTGCACAGTACATATAGCAGGCACTTGGTAGATGGTGGCTAGTAGTACTTTTAtcgttttttattttattttttgcacaaGATATTAGATTTCATCTTAAAGGGTTTGATCCTTGTACTGAAGGCCTGAAGAgtatttgaagttttaaaatattagaatatgtGATAAGAGCTGTGATTTAGAGACCACTCTGATGGCTGAGATGATGGATTATAAGGAAGAGTTTGCAGCTATGCTGCACACGACTTCAAACTACGTTTGAAGTCTCTTGAAGACGTGAATATAGAAGCTGTGCGCTAATTGGTGGAAGGTGATGAGGGCCTGACCTAGGATAGTACAGTGgtaataagaagaaatagatgtCACTCTAGGATGGGACAGATGGGACTTGGTGACCAGTTGAGTGTGTGGGAAGGATGGGGGTGAGGAGAACAGAGGCATCTCTGAAGATGGGTATGCAGGTGGATGGTGGTGCCTTTCACTGAGATAGGACACATGGGAGGACAAGCGTGCAGATTTAGGGTAGAAGGTAATGACTTTAGGCTTGAAATAGTGAGATTCAGGTGCCTGTGGGACATCCAGTGAGAGTTCCTCATTAGGAAGTAGGAGTCAAGCTCAGAAGAAGGGAGCAAGAGATTTAGAAGAATCAAGAAAGAGGTCAGTCATCACAGTGGGAAGTCAGGTAGGATCAGTTCTGAGGAGAGTGAAAACTAGGAGGTTATTTGTGCAAGCAAATGGTTTTTTTTACCTGTGAAGTAGGTTATGCCCCTTTATAAAattccagtggcttcccatcacACTTATATCAATACCACATTTCTTTCCATGGCCTGCAAGGTTTTATTTGAATTGGtcctgcctttttgttttttacctcaTTTATTACAGTTTTTTCTCCCTGGCTATGTGCCAGCCACAGCAATCTTAATGATTCTCAAACATGTCAAGCTAGTTCTTGTGTCAGGGCCACCTCCTCCCTGGCCACATCCTTTGCCCAGATGTTCTCCCAGCTGGCTCGTCATCAGTTAGGTCATAACGTGAATGGGATCTTGGGGAAGCCTTCCTGCACTGCCCTATCTGAAGGAGACACTGCATCTACCctgtcttggattttttttttcatggcactTGTCACTATCTGAAATTACTTATTTGCAGTCTTCCTCCTCCCATCCCATGAGGCAGGTACCTAACTGTTGCTCACCAACATCTCTCAGTGCCTAGAGTAGTGGCTGGTACATTCCTCAGTATATGGAATAAGCAAATAGGAAAGGAAGTGCTCCTCGGCCTAGCAGTAGGGACCAGTGAGGCCTGAGGGAAATTGAAAAAACCTGcacattcaatattttaaaaagcaatgggGAGTCAAGTGAGGAGGACACCAGGTTATGATCATGATGGGGAGGTTAGTAGTAAGGCAGTAGTCAGCAG
This genomic interval from Microcebus murinus isolate Inina chromosome 7, M.murinus_Inina_mat1.0, whole genome shotgun sequence contains the following:
- the C7H8orf76 gene encoding uncharacterized protein C8orf76 homolog — its product is METGSWLFGGEFEDSVFEERPERRPGPSASYCAKRCEPQWFYEETESSDDVEALTIKKFKGDLAYRRQEYQKALQEYSSISEKLSSTNFAMKRDVQEGQARCLAHLGRHMEALEIATNLENKATNTDHLTTVLYLQFAICSGLQNLEKTIFCLQKLISLHPFNPWNWGKLAEAYLNLGPTLSAVFASSQKQNSFTSSDKTIKSSFPHSEKDCLLCFSETLPESSVFPVEASSSNSQRNEKALKNIQACMAEKREAVMMETQMKACASFIRTRLLLQLTQPQQMSFALERNLRTQQEIEDRMKGFSFKEDTLLLIAEVMGEDIIPEKIKDEVHSEVKCVGSAALTALVTASSEEFEDKWFRKIKDHFCPFENQFHTEIQILA